GCCAGCACGGGGTCACCGATCGACAGCGGTAGCTGTGAGGGGTTCGAGTCGATAGTTCCCGACTCGTATATCATCTCCAACTCCGGCGCGTGGGTCCGCTTCGCCAGGTTGCAGGCGATGTTCGGGACCCCGACGCCCACGAGCGTCGTGTCGCCGTCTTCGAGTTCCTGTGCCGCGCGGGTTATCATCAGTTCGGTGTCAGTGTACGGTGGCATCTCAGTACTCCCCCATGTCGATGGGCGTCGCGTAGTTGGTCGTCGGCTCCAAGTCGAGCAGTCGCTTCGGCGTCAGCTTCTCCAGATACTCGCGACGGTTGTCGACGCCGTAGACCCACTCGTCGAGCCACTCCTGTGTCCCCTCGTGGCTCTGGCTCTGCTCGTCCCACGTCAGGTACGCCTCGTTGTCACGGCCGTAGTACCCCTGCGCGTACGAGGGGTGTGAGCCGTACGGCTCCTCGACGACGTAATCGACGACCGAATCGGGGATGAACGTCCGGTTCGGGTCGGACCGAATCACGTCCTCGTCGACGATTTCCTCGACGCTCAACACGACCGTGTCGGCGGCGAAGGCCGCCTCGACGATTTCGCCCAAAATCCCCCACAGCTGTGCGCTGCCGTCCTCGGTGGCCCGCTGTGCGCGGACGATCGCCACGTCGGGGTTGAGCGCCGGCACGACGGGAATCTCGTCGAGGTCGCCGTCGTAGGGGTTGTCGATCAGTCGTATCGCGTCGGTGTGCTCGATGTAATCGGAGCCGACGTACGAGCGCAACGGGAGGAACGGAAGCCGTCGCGCACCGGCCTCAAGGCGGGTGACTAACCCGAAGTGCGAGTACTCCTCGAGCCCGATGGCGTGGGGTACCGCCTCCTCGACGGCGCGTCGGAACGCGCGGAGACTTCCGACGCCGGGGTTGCCGGCCCACGAGAAAATCACGTCGTCCACGCAGCCCGCTGCGATGAGCTGGTCGTAGATGAGGTCCGGTGTCGCTCGTGC
This portion of the Halosegnis longus genome encodes:
- a CDS encoding CoA transferase subunit A; the encoded protein is MSKQLDMAGAIDAAVEDGQTIYLGGFTHLIPFAAGHEIIRQGYEGLTAARATPDLIYDQLIAAGCVDDVIFSWAGNPGVGSLRAFRRAVEEAVPHAIGLEEYSHFGLVTRLEAGARRLPFLPLRSYVGSDYIEHTDAIRLIDNPYDGDLDEIPVVPALNPDVAIVRAQRATEDGSAQLWGILGEIVEAAFAADTVVLSVEEIVDEDVIRSDPNRTFIPDSVVDYVVEEPYGSHPSYAQGYYGRDNEAYLTWDEQSQSHEGTQEWLDEWVYGVDNRREYLEKLTPKRLLDLEPTTNYATPIDMGEY